A single Euwallacea similis isolate ESF13 chromosome 1, ESF131.1, whole genome shotgun sequence DNA region contains:
- the FRG1 gene encoding protein FRG1, with product MSEYERYKPGKLKLKGEKNKSKKRKHKSQKDTEQTSQIDSDSIDHGNWWKVSKTEDIVGPISIEFGSHVYVKALDNGLFTLGAPHKVGEGPSPEEILTGVFISERKVAFKSGYDKYLSVNKNGVVVGRSDAIGPVEQWEPVFEEGKMALIGWNDCFMSADDEDSIVAKSKKASTDHFLTIRSHTFKEVNKFKDVPEEEQGNLKQVEINYVKKFQKFQDKRLRLCTEDRNQLKKAKDEGTFHETLLDRRSKMKADRYCK from the exons ATGTCTGAATATGAAAGATATAAACCTGGAAAACTTAAGCTAAAAGGTGAAAAAAACAA AAGTAAAAAGAGGAAACACAAAAGCCAGAAAGACACAGAACAAACCTCCCAAATAGACTCTGATTCTATAGATCATGGCAACTGGTGGAAAGTATCCAAAACCGAAGACATTGTTGGACCTATTTCTATTGAGTTTGGATCACATGTGTATGTTAAAGCATTGGATAATG GTTTATTTACATTAGGAGCCCCTCATAAAGTAGGGGAAGGCCCATCTCCTGAAGAGATCTTAACAGGGGTATTCATCAGTGAAAGAAAAGTGGCATTTAAGTCTGGTTATGACAAGTATCTGAGTGTTAATAAGAATGGTGTTGTGGTAGGAAGGTCTGATGCTATTGGACCTGTTGAACAATGGGAACCAGTTTTTGAA GAAGGAAAAATGGCCTTAATAGGATGGAATGATTGTTTTATGTCTGCAGATGATGAGGATTCCATCGTTGCCAAGTCAAAGAAGGCCAGTACAGACCACTTTTTGACTATAAGATCACATACCTTTAAAGAAGTGAATAAATTCAAAGATGTGCCTGAAGAAGAGCAAGGGAATTTAAAGCAAgtggaaataaattatgt gaaaaagtttcaaaagtTCCAAGACAAGAGATTGAGGCTCTGTACTGAAGACAGAAATCAATTGAAAAAGGCTAAAGATGAAGGGACATTCCACGAAACATTGCTGGACCGTAGAAGCAAAATGAAGGCAGACAGATATTGTAAATAA
- the SCCRO4 gene encoding DCN1-like protein 4 isoform X4, producing the protein MDEEDGRRSTRAEDTAFSQKRCLTWFREYTSPDDPETLGPDGMEKFCEHIGVDPENVVMLVLAFKMQARQLGFFTKEEWLKGLAELQCDTIQKLQYRLEHLRCLLNDQNTFKAIYRYAYDFARQDKDQRSMEIDTAKAMLQLLLGKHWPLYTQFSQFLEQSKYKVINKDQWCNILEFSRTICNDLSNYDVDGAWPVMLDEFVEWLKSTRTKSDIS; encoded by the exons atggatGAAGAGGA TGGGCGAAGAAGTACGCGCGCTGAGGATACTGCCTTTAGCCAAAAGCGATGTTTGACGTGGTTCAGGGAGTACACAAGCCCCGACGATCCGGAAACTTTGGGGCCTGATGGGATGGAAAAGTTCTGCGAGCATATCGGAGTGGATCCCGAAAATGTGGTCATGTTAGTGTTAGCATTTAAAATGCAAGCCCGCCAATTGGGATTCTTCACCAAAGAGGAATGGCTGAAGGGCTTGGCCGAGCTGCAGTGTGATACCATTCAGAAGCTACAATATCGGTTAGAGCATCTGCGTTGCCTTTTAAATGATCAGAATACGTTTAAAGCCATTTATCGATACGCTTATGATTTTGCTAGG CAGGATAAAGATCAAAGAAGTATGGAAATAGACACGGCAAAAGCAATGCTTCAGTTATTGCTGGGCAAACATTGGCCTCTGTATACGCAATTTAGCCAGTTCCTCGAGCAATCGAAGtacaaagtaataaataagGATCAGTGGTGTAATATTTTAGAGTTTTCGAGGACCATTTGTAATGATCTTTCGAACTATGATGTTGATGGCGCTT GGCCAGTGATGTTGGACGAATTCGTCGAATGGTTAAAGTCTACAAGGACCAAAAGCGATATCAGTTGA
- the SCCRO4 gene encoding DCN1-like protein 4 isoform X2 gives MPRSKRRATDNMSSTDDDRYSSKRLRNSSGRRSTRAEDTAFSQKRCLTWFREYTSPDDPETLGPDGMEKFCEHIGVDPENVVMLVLAFKMQARQLGFFTKEEWLKGLAELQCDTIQKLQYRLEHLRCLLNDQNTFKAIYRYAYDFARDKDQRSMEIDTAKAMLQLLLGKHWPLYTQFSQFLEQSKYKVINKDQWCNILEFSRTICNDLSNYDVDGAWPVMLDEFVEWLKSTRTKSDIS, from the exons ATGCCTCGCAGTAAACGGAGGGCTACAGACAATATGAGTTCTACTGATGATGACAGGTATTCCTCTAAGCGCCTTCGCAATTCAAG TGGGCGAAGAAGTACGCGCGCTGAGGATACTGCCTTTAGCCAAAAGCGATGTTTGACGTGGTTCAGGGAGTACACAAGCCCCGACGATCCGGAAACTTTGGGGCCTGATGGGATGGAAAAGTTCTGCGAGCATATCGGAGTGGATCCCGAAAATGTGGTCATGTTAGTGTTAGCATTTAAAATGCAAGCCCGCCAATTGGGATTCTTCACCAAAGAGGAATGGCTGAAGGGCTTGGCCGAGCTGCAGTGTGATACCATTCAGAAGCTACAATATCGGTTAGAGCATCTGCGTTGCCTTTTAAATGATCAGAATACGTTTAAAGCCATTTATCGATACGCTTATGATTTTGCTAGG GATAAAGATCAAAGAAGTATGGAAATAGACACGGCAAAAGCAATGCTTCAGTTATTGCTGGGCAAACATTGGCCTCTGTATACGCAATTTAGCCAGTTCCTCGAGCAATCGAAGtacaaagtaataaataagGATCAGTGGTGTAATATTTTAGAGTTTTCGAGGACCATTTGTAATGATCTTTCGAACTATGATGTTGATGGCGCTT GGCCAGTGATGTTGGACGAATTCGTCGAATGGTTAAAGTCTACAAGGACCAAAAGCGATATCAGTTGA
- the SCCRO4 gene encoding DCN1-like protein 4 isoform X1: MPRSKRRATDNMSSTDDDRYSSKRLRNSSGRRSTRAEDTAFSQKRCLTWFREYTSPDDPETLGPDGMEKFCEHIGVDPENVVMLVLAFKMQARQLGFFTKEEWLKGLAELQCDTIQKLQYRLEHLRCLLNDQNTFKAIYRYAYDFARQDKDQRSMEIDTAKAMLQLLLGKHWPLYTQFSQFLEQSKYKVINKDQWCNILEFSRTICNDLSNYDVDGAWPVMLDEFVEWLKSTRTKSDIS, translated from the exons ATGCCTCGCAGTAAACGGAGGGCTACAGACAATATGAGTTCTACTGATGATGACAGGTATTCCTCTAAGCGCCTTCGCAATTCAAG TGGGCGAAGAAGTACGCGCGCTGAGGATACTGCCTTTAGCCAAAAGCGATGTTTGACGTGGTTCAGGGAGTACACAAGCCCCGACGATCCGGAAACTTTGGGGCCTGATGGGATGGAAAAGTTCTGCGAGCATATCGGAGTGGATCCCGAAAATGTGGTCATGTTAGTGTTAGCATTTAAAATGCAAGCCCGCCAATTGGGATTCTTCACCAAAGAGGAATGGCTGAAGGGCTTGGCCGAGCTGCAGTGTGATACCATTCAGAAGCTACAATATCGGTTAGAGCATCTGCGTTGCCTTTTAAATGATCAGAATACGTTTAAAGCCATTTATCGATACGCTTATGATTTTGCTAGG CAGGATAAAGATCAAAGAAGTATGGAAATAGACACGGCAAAAGCAATGCTTCAGTTATTGCTGGGCAAACATTGGCCTCTGTATACGCAATTTAGCCAGTTCCTCGAGCAATCGAAGtacaaagtaataaataagGATCAGTGGTGTAATATTTTAGAGTTTTCGAGGACCATTTGTAATGATCTTTCGAACTATGATGTTGATGGCGCTT GGCCAGTGATGTTGGACGAATTCGTCGAATGGTTAAAGTCTACAAGGACCAAAAGCGATATCAGTTGA
- the SCCRO4 gene encoding DCN1-like protein 4 isoform X3, protein MKRIFRALFSGRRSTRAEDTAFSQKRCLTWFREYTSPDDPETLGPDGMEKFCEHIGVDPENVVMLVLAFKMQARQLGFFTKEEWLKGLAELQCDTIQKLQYRLEHLRCLLNDQNTFKAIYRYAYDFARQDKDQRSMEIDTAKAMLQLLLGKHWPLYTQFSQFLEQSKYKVINKDQWCNILEFSRTICNDLSNYDVDGAWPVMLDEFVEWLKSTRTKSDIS, encoded by the exons atGAAGAGGA tttttcgCGCTCTTTTTAGTGGGCGAAGAAGTACGCGCGCTGAGGATACTGCCTTTAGCCAAAAGCGATGTTTGACGTGGTTCAGGGAGTACACAAGCCCCGACGATCCGGAAACTTTGGGGCCTGATGGGATGGAAAAGTTCTGCGAGCATATCGGAGTGGATCCCGAAAATGTGGTCATGTTAGTGTTAGCATTTAAAATGCAAGCCCGCCAATTGGGATTCTTCACCAAAGAGGAATGGCTGAAGGGCTTGGCCGAGCTGCAGTGTGATACCATTCAGAAGCTACAATATCGGTTAGAGCATCTGCGTTGCCTTTTAAATGATCAGAATACGTTTAAAGCCATTTATCGATACGCTTATGATTTTGCTAGG CAGGATAAAGATCAAAGAAGTATGGAAATAGACACGGCAAAAGCAATGCTTCAGTTATTGCTGGGCAAACATTGGCCTCTGTATACGCAATTTAGCCAGTTCCTCGAGCAATCGAAGtacaaagtaataaataagGATCAGTGGTGTAATATTTTAGAGTTTTCGAGGACCATTTGTAATGATCTTTCGAACTATGATGTTGATGGCGCTT GGCCAGTGATGTTGGACGAATTCGTCGAATGGTTAAAGTCTACAAGGACCAAAAGCGATATCAGTTGA
- the ND-ASHI gene encoding NADH dehydrogenase [ubiquinone] 1 beta subcomplex subunit 8, mitochondrial yields MNSLVKTAKLGVLWRKNPLPLLTTVRNHWNKDFMPGPCPKTESEKIAAAKKYGIPVEEYETYPDDGSGCGDYPKLPIDPAEARDPFYPWDFPELKRNFQEILHDDFDCYTEDRLNPNVKLHLPMWALWAQFFGVIGFLWVIYQFSQNTKMFLPVTPPQYIYDGKVHYTFETD; encoded by the exons ATGAATTCTCTAGTGAAAACTGCAAAACTAGGAGTCTTATGGCGAAAAAATCCTCTCCCTTTGTTAACTACAGTCCGAAACC atTGGAATAAAGATTTCATGCCAGGTCCGTGCCCTAAAACTGAGTCAGAAAAAATTGCAGCTGCTAAGAAATATGGCATTCCAGTTGAGGAATATGAAACATATCCTGATGATGGAAGTGGTTGTGGTGATTACCCAAAACTCCCCATAGATCCAGCTGAAGCAAGGGATCCCTTTTATCCTTGGGACTTCCCAGAATTGAAGAGAAACTTTCAGGAAATA ctACATGATGATTTTGACTGTTATACAGAAGATAGGCTTAACCCCAATGTAAAACTACATTTGCCTATGTGGGCTTTGTGGGCACAGTTTTTTGGAGTAATAGGGTTTTTATGGGTGATTTACCAGTTCtcacaaaatacaaaaatgttcTTACCTGTTACACCACCTCAGTATATCTATGATGGAAAGGTTCATTATACTTTCGAAACAGATTAA
- the Trs31 gene encoding trafficking protein particle complex subunit 5, with the protein MSLGSRSRSSILDKPLSRGKGEVSLSCFALLFSEVVQYCQNKSQTLPDLQNRLHELGRRVGVKLIDLYFVRERNGKRETKLLSILLYVKSTFWKALFGKEADKLEHSNDDENTYYLMEKEPIVNRFISVPRDKSSLNCAVFIAGIIEAVLTGTGFPAKVTAHWHKGTTYMIKFEESVVGRDNQLEER; encoded by the exons ATGAGCTTGGGGAGCAGGAGTCGTTCCAGCATTCTGGACAAACCCCTAAGCAGGGGCAAGGGTGAAGTCTCTCTAAGCTGCTTTGCATTACTTTTTTCTGAAGTGGTCCAATATTGTCAAAACAAATCTCAAACCTTGCCTGACTTACAAAATAG GTTGCATGAATTGGGTCGAAGAGTTGGAGTAAAGTTAATTGACCTCTATTTTGTCAGGGAACGCAATGGCAAGCGTGAAACAAAGCTATTAAGTATTTTGTTATATGTAAAATCTACATTCTGGAAG GCTTTGTTTGGAAAAGAGGCCGACAAATTAGAACACTCAAATGACGACGAAAATACCTATTATTTGATGGAAAAAGAGCCGATAGTTAACAGGTTTATATCTGTACCAAGGGATAAGAGCAGCCTCAATTGTGCCGTATTCATTGCAGGCATCATAGAAGCTGTTTTAACTGGTACAGGCTTT CCTGCTAAAGTCACTGCACATTGGCATAAGGGAACTACGTAtatgattaaatttgaagaatctGTGGTGGGTAGAGATAACCAATTGGAGGAGAGATAA
- the LOC136420224 gene encoding uncharacterized protein isoform X1 → MDGFSYHKINDKVGAQNLNQIFGDKLNLNHQSVMKSCLQLGVGQSNELFEFASTQFVQYNGSNTSPSKLPNHYITNNKKSKRALEVDRVILEINQGYKVVVLLRGLPGSGKSTLAKYILENTIGYTQDVAKSHILSTDDFFFQNNIYYYDPKKIQEAHGWNHQRAFRAMSKGYSPVIIDNTNVKMWEMKPYAMMATDYGYYLEILEPDTHWSFNDKELEKRNKHGVPRNSIKSMLDRYEKNITPVKLLSAYGCTYKYQKPPQYRLHPPVGHVFNGTKESNNFMQFCDSSKQALNGTAASTSVDDILMQSNDASCLKTPVLEPIHTTKMKQSLSLNENFKSWNRDIGTKVPQGSNLFDNINAWGIDKTDLQSWDIVTPLKINETEANVISLIDSDEENQVVETREMSTSTEEEDFYISKNICTLNPPLGYKILVTCNRDINHNVSPKQPVAAKKLMIEKSCNTIDFLDDHQMHLENLGRVFPNMAPRTIRYWYLKCNRDFDCTIELLLTEKEEVINMIIAEETAAATENSCESIVEKNENESLSPETPQSAKNKRKSISPSECENLKKCIESKITISEEHYSQHLLKVKQCKYGPSTSKSEPVVIEPESSQQSHERSRPSTPVDSEIKYDSDDPEWEFINSDTPQKTEQPEQMQTIEMNLGENFVKQLEDKFGDPNLTYPKGFLPVIQIPVALAQQIYTFYIESVYQQMDIQNAVMDELVKEDEEFARKLQESEEEDENAVEIVKPPLAESTEIPDIMREQWELGKKQKENEKWKEENPDTFAARLTRDKLFKAFPKVDKNVLIEILHAHENIYKDTVETLLASTGHENIKGDIETIKNPPLTEGVIQEMWEAHDSCINVPELTEAYSAQALREQANIHLEKRSKLYEKAQQYYQSRMKEVAQYYSNLAAEQTRLFHSANSLASTAFLDEHSKRLENFNTIDLHFLYVREAIPHLDIFLDRIISLLRASTTKNSESCQIITGRGKNSSNGVAKLRPAVISRLKERKIGYNQLNPGMLKIKVTKDSKITSEL, encoded by the exons ATGGATGGGTTTAGTTATCATAAGATAAACGACAAAGTTGGGGCCCAGAATCTAAACCAGATATTTGGGGACAAGTTGAATTTGAACCACCAATCTGTAATGAAATCATGTCTACAGTTAGGAG TTGGACAATCAAATGAACTATTCGAATTTGCAAGCACCCAATTTGTCCAATATAATGGCTCCAATACCAGCCCCTCAAAATTACCTAACCACTATATCaccaacaataaaaaatcaaagagaGCCCTGGAAGTTGACAGAGTTATTCTGGAAATTAATCAGGGCTACAAAGTGGTGGTCTTATTGCGTGGATTACCAGGTTCTGGGAAGTCAACACtagcaaaatacattttagaaaatactaTTGGCTACACCCAAGATGTTGCTAAATCCCATATTTTATCAAcagatgattttttctttcaaaataacaTATATTACTATGATCCTAAGAAGATACAGGAAGCTCATGGTTGGAACCACCAGCGCGCCTTCAGGGCAATGTCCAAGGGATACAGTCCTGTGATTATTGACAATACCAACGTTAAAATGTGGGAAATGAAGCCTTATGCCATGATGGCCACAGATTATGGATACTATTTGGAGATTTTAGAGCCAGATACTCATTGGTCCTTTAATGACAAGGAACTGGAAAAGAGAAATAAACATGGAGTACCTAGAAACAGCATTAAAAGCATGCTGGATCGATATGAAAAGAATATTACACCTGTGAAACTTCTATCAGCTTATGGCTGCACTTATAAGTATCAAAAACCGCCCCAATATAGATTGCACCCTCCAGTAGGTCATGTGTTTAATGGAACCAAGGAGAGCAACAATTTCATGCAATTTTGTGACTCATCTAAACAAGCTCTAAATGGCACTGCTGCTTCAACATCAGTTgatgatattttaatgcagaGTAATGATGCTTCTTGTTTGAAAACTCCAGTCCTAGAGCCTATACACACCACTAAAATGAAGCAAAGCTTGAGCTTGAATGAGAATTTCAAATCTTGGAATCGAGATATAGGGACAAAAGTTCCACAAGGCTCTAATTTGTTCGATAACATTAATGCCTGGGGTATTGACAAGACTGATCTTCAATCATGGGACATTGTCACCCCTCTAAAAATCAATGAGACTGAGGCCAATGTCATATCCCTTATTGATAGTGATGAGGAAAATCAGGTGGTAGAAACAAGGGAAATGTCCACCAGTACTGAAGAAGAggatttttacatttcaaagaatatttgCACCTTAAACCCTCCATTAGGATATAAAATACTAGTGACTTGTAATAGGGATATCAATCACAATGTGTCTCCAAAGCAGCCAGTGGCTGCAAAAAAGCTGATGATAGAGAAAAGTTGCAACACTATTGATTTCCTTGATGACCATCAAATGCACTTAGAAAACTTGGGACGGGTGTTTCCTAACATGGCTCCTAGAACCATTAGATATTGGTATCTTAAGTGTAACCGAGATTTTGATTGCACCATTGAGTTGCTGCTGACTGAAAAAGAGGAAGTTATCAATATGATCATCGCTGAGGAAACTGCTGCTGCTACAGAAAATTCTTGTGAGAGTATTGTAGAGAAAAATGAGAATGAATCTTTGTCACCTGAGACACCTCAAAGTGCCAAAAATAAGAGGAAGAGTATCAGTCCTTCGGaatgtgaaaatttgaagaaatgcATTGAGAGCAAAATCACTATAAGTGAAGAGCATTATTCTCAGCACTTGTTAAAAGTCAAGCAATGCAAATATGGGCCATCAACTTCAAAATCTGAACCAGTTGTTATTGAACCTGAATCATCTCAACAAAGCCATGAGAGATCAAGACCCTCCACACCAGTCGACAGCGAAATTAAGTATGATTCTGATGATCCTGAATgggaatttataaattcagaCACACCACAAAAAACAGAACAACCAGAACAAATGCAAACCATTGAAATGAACCTAGGAGAGAACTTTGTTAAACAATTGGAGGACAAATTTGGAGACCCTAATTTGACATACCCAAAAGGATTTCTGCCTGTAATCCAGATTCCAGTAGCGCTTGCCCAGCAGatttacacattttatattgaatCAGTATATCAGCAAATGGACATTCAAAATGCTGTAATGGACGAATTGGTGAAGGAAGATGAAGAATTTGCTAGAAAACTTCAGGAAAGCGAGGAAGAGGATGAAAATGCAGTGGAGATAGTAAAACCACCATTGGCAGAGTCAACTGAAATCCCAGATATTATGAGAGAGCAGTGGGAGCTGGGTAAGaaacaaaaggaaaatgaGAAATGGAAGGAAGAGAATCCAGATACTTTCGCCGCTCGGTTGACTagagataaattatttaaagcttTTCCTAAGGTGGACAAAAATGTGCTGATTGAGATATTGCACGCGCATGAAAATATATACAAGGATACGGTGGAGACTCTTCTTGCAAGCACCGGTCATGAGAACATTAAGGGCGACATCGAAACCATTAAAAACCCACCATTGACTGAGGGAGTGATTCAGGAAATGTGGGAGGCACATGATAGCTGCATAAATGTACCA GAACTAACCGAGGCTTATTCGGCACAAGCCCTGCGTGAACAAGCCAACATCCACCTAGAGAAACGCTCCAAACTATATGAGAAAGCTCAGCAATACTATCAAAGTCGCATGAAGGAAGTTGCCCAATATTACAGTAATTTGGCAGCAGAACAAACTCGCCTTTTTCACTCGGCCAATAGTTTGGCATCTACGGCTTTCTTGGATGAACATTCCAAACGTCTAGAGAATTTTAACACAATCGACTTGCACTTCTTATACGTGAGGGAGGCGATCCCTCATTTGGATATCTTTCTGGATAGGATTATTAGCTTGCTGCGGGCTAGTACCACAAAGAATTCGGAATCTTGCCAGATCATCACCGGGAGGGGGAAGAACAGTAGTAATGGAGTGGCCAAGCTTCGGCCTGCAGTGATATCGCGGTTGAAGGAGCGGAAAATTGG ttataatcAGCTAAATCCAGGAATGCTTAAGATCAAAGTCACAAAGGATTCAAAAATAACCAGCGAATTATAG
- the LOC136420224 gene encoding uncharacterized protein isoform X2, producing the protein MDGFSYHKINDKVGAQNLNQIFGDKLNLNHQSVMKSCLQLGVGQSNELFEFASTQFVQYNGSNTSPSKLPNHYITNNKKSKRALEVDRVILEINQGYKVVVLLRGLPGSGKSTLAKYILENTIGYTQDVAKSHILSTDDFFFQNNIYYYDPKKIQEAHGWNHQRAFRAMSKGYSPVIIDNTNVKMWEMKPYAMMATDYGYYLEILEPDTHWSFNDKELEKRNKHGVPRNSIKSMLDRYEKNITPVKLLSAYGCTYKYQKPPQYRLHPPVGHVFNGTKESNNFMQFCDSSKQALNGTAASTSVDDILMQSNDASCLKTPVLEPIHTTKMKQSLSLNENFKSWNRDIGTKVPQGSNLFDNINAWGIDKTDLQSWDIVTPLKINETEANVISLIDSDEENQVVETREMSTSTEEEDFYISKNICTLNPPLGYKILVTCNRDINHNVSPKQPVAAKKLMIEKSCNTIDFLDDHQMHLENLGRVFPNMAPRTIRYWYLKCNRDFDCTIELLLTEKEEVINMIIAEETAAATENSCESIVEKNENESLSPETPQSAKNKRKSISPSECENLKKCIESKITISEEHYSQHLLKVKQCKYGPSTSKSEPVVIEPESSQQSHERSRPSTPVDSEIKYDSDDPEWEFINSDTPQKTEQPEQMQTIEMNLGENFVKQLEDKFGDPNLTYPKGFLPVIQIPVALAQQIYTFYIESVYQQMDIQNAVMDELVKEDEEFARKLQESEEEDENAVEIVKPPLAESTEIPDIMREQWELGKKQKENEKWKEENPDTFAARLTRDKLFKAFPKVDKNVLIEILHAHENIYKDTVETLLASTGHENIKGDIETIKNPPLTEGVIQEMWEAHDSCINVPELTEAYSAQALREQANIHLEKRSKLYEKAQQYYQSRMKEVAQYYSNLAAEQTRLFHSANSLASTAFLDEHSKRLENFNTIDLHFLYVREAIPHLDIFLDRIISLLRASTTKNSESCQIITGRGKNSSNGVAKLRPAVISRLKERKIGTTSFTCGCSIKSSNDR; encoded by the exons ATGGATGGGTTTAGTTATCATAAGATAAACGACAAAGTTGGGGCCCAGAATCTAAACCAGATATTTGGGGACAAGTTGAATTTGAACCACCAATCTGTAATGAAATCATGTCTACAGTTAGGAG TTGGACAATCAAATGAACTATTCGAATTTGCAAGCACCCAATTTGTCCAATATAATGGCTCCAATACCAGCCCCTCAAAATTACCTAACCACTATATCaccaacaataaaaaatcaaagagaGCCCTGGAAGTTGACAGAGTTATTCTGGAAATTAATCAGGGCTACAAAGTGGTGGTCTTATTGCGTGGATTACCAGGTTCTGGGAAGTCAACACtagcaaaatacattttagaaaatactaTTGGCTACACCCAAGATGTTGCTAAATCCCATATTTTATCAAcagatgattttttctttcaaaataacaTATATTACTATGATCCTAAGAAGATACAGGAAGCTCATGGTTGGAACCACCAGCGCGCCTTCAGGGCAATGTCCAAGGGATACAGTCCTGTGATTATTGACAATACCAACGTTAAAATGTGGGAAATGAAGCCTTATGCCATGATGGCCACAGATTATGGATACTATTTGGAGATTTTAGAGCCAGATACTCATTGGTCCTTTAATGACAAGGAACTGGAAAAGAGAAATAAACATGGAGTACCTAGAAACAGCATTAAAAGCATGCTGGATCGATATGAAAAGAATATTACACCTGTGAAACTTCTATCAGCTTATGGCTGCACTTATAAGTATCAAAAACCGCCCCAATATAGATTGCACCCTCCAGTAGGTCATGTGTTTAATGGAACCAAGGAGAGCAACAATTTCATGCAATTTTGTGACTCATCTAAACAAGCTCTAAATGGCACTGCTGCTTCAACATCAGTTgatgatattttaatgcagaGTAATGATGCTTCTTGTTTGAAAACTCCAGTCCTAGAGCCTATACACACCACTAAAATGAAGCAAAGCTTGAGCTTGAATGAGAATTTCAAATCTTGGAATCGAGATATAGGGACAAAAGTTCCACAAGGCTCTAATTTGTTCGATAACATTAATGCCTGGGGTATTGACAAGACTGATCTTCAATCATGGGACATTGTCACCCCTCTAAAAATCAATGAGACTGAGGCCAATGTCATATCCCTTATTGATAGTGATGAGGAAAATCAGGTGGTAGAAACAAGGGAAATGTCCACCAGTACTGAAGAAGAggatttttacatttcaaagaatatttgCACCTTAAACCCTCCATTAGGATATAAAATACTAGTGACTTGTAATAGGGATATCAATCACAATGTGTCTCCAAAGCAGCCAGTGGCTGCAAAAAAGCTGATGATAGAGAAAAGTTGCAACACTATTGATTTCCTTGATGACCATCAAATGCACTTAGAAAACTTGGGACGGGTGTTTCCTAACATGGCTCCTAGAACCATTAGATATTGGTATCTTAAGTGTAACCGAGATTTTGATTGCACCATTGAGTTGCTGCTGACTGAAAAAGAGGAAGTTATCAATATGATCATCGCTGAGGAAACTGCTGCTGCTACAGAAAATTCTTGTGAGAGTATTGTAGAGAAAAATGAGAATGAATCTTTGTCACCTGAGACACCTCAAAGTGCCAAAAATAAGAGGAAGAGTATCAGTCCTTCGGaatgtgaaaatttgaagaaatgcATTGAGAGCAAAATCACTATAAGTGAAGAGCATTATTCTCAGCACTTGTTAAAAGTCAAGCAATGCAAATATGGGCCATCAACTTCAAAATCTGAACCAGTTGTTATTGAACCTGAATCATCTCAACAAAGCCATGAGAGATCAAGACCCTCCACACCAGTCGACAGCGAAATTAAGTATGATTCTGATGATCCTGAATgggaatttataaattcagaCACACCACAAAAAACAGAACAACCAGAACAAATGCAAACCATTGAAATGAACCTAGGAGAGAACTTTGTTAAACAATTGGAGGACAAATTTGGAGACCCTAATTTGACATACCCAAAAGGATTTCTGCCTGTAATCCAGATTCCAGTAGCGCTTGCCCAGCAGatttacacattttatattgaatCAGTATATCAGCAAATGGACATTCAAAATGCTGTAATGGACGAATTGGTGAAGGAAGATGAAGAATTTGCTAGAAAACTTCAGGAAAGCGAGGAAGAGGATGAAAATGCAGTGGAGATAGTAAAACCACCATTGGCAGAGTCAACTGAAATCCCAGATATTATGAGAGAGCAGTGGGAGCTGGGTAAGaaacaaaaggaaaatgaGAAATGGAAGGAAGAGAATCCAGATACTTTCGCCGCTCGGTTGACTagagataaattatttaaagcttTTCCTAAGGTGGACAAAAATGTGCTGATTGAGATATTGCACGCGCATGAAAATATATACAAGGATACGGTGGAGACTCTTCTTGCAAGCACCGGTCATGAGAACATTAAGGGCGACATCGAAACCATTAAAAACCCACCATTGACTGAGGGAGTGATTCAGGAAATGTGGGAGGCACATGATAGCTGCATAAATGTACCA GAACTAACCGAGGCTTATTCGGCACAAGCCCTGCGTGAACAAGCCAACATCCACCTAGAGAAACGCTCCAAACTATATGAGAAAGCTCAGCAATACTATCAAAGTCGCATGAAGGAAGTTGCCCAATATTACAGTAATTTGGCAGCAGAACAAACTCGCCTTTTTCACTCGGCCAATAGTTTGGCATCTACGGCTTTCTTGGATGAACATTCCAAACGTCTAGAGAATTTTAACACAATCGACTTGCACTTCTTATACGTGAGGGAGGCGATCCCTCATTTGGATATCTTTCTGGATAGGATTATTAGCTTGCTGCGGGCTAGTACCACAAAGAATTCGGAATCTTGCCAGATCATCACCGGGAGGGGGAAGAACAGTAGTAATGGAGTGGCCAAGCTTCGGCCTGCAGTGATATCGCGGTTGAAGGAGCGGAAAATTGG GACGACCTCTTTTACCTGTGGCTGCAGTATAAAAA GCTCCAACGACAGGTAA